The following are encoded together in the Astyanax mexicanus isolate ESR-SI-001 chromosome 8, AstMex3_surface, whole genome shotgun sequence genome:
- the LOC103025363 gene encoding insulin receptor substrate 2-B, whose protein sequence is MANFASYRGSKEDMLMLEPQQRLIGTKPAANGDSSAGEPPASSLFSSISSSSNGSGGGGGAGGSRFHHQHLPPPSNHQAPPQPQLKGQQQQQQQIQLQQHHYHHQPHTQTHTDGENPVLEGTSTASTSSHTQATQATSAAASAAATDGVDDIRKCGYLRKQKHGHKRFFVLRSSSHSGPSRLEYYDSEKKFRSSLRSAAAAAAATAASTASTSSSSTSTSSAGAAATASPPKRVIYLYQCFTVNKRADSKNKHLIALYTKDEYFAIVAENEQEQEDWYLALSELMSEDKKGHMDADEHLDDCYGTALTPGTVFKEVWQVNVKPKGLGQTKNLTGVYRLCLSSKTIHLVKLNSDTPCVNLQLMNIRRCGHSESFFFIEVGRSSSIGPGELWMQVDDSVVAQNMHETILETMKALKAFAEFRPRSKSQSSGSNPMAFITTRRHLGNLPPSQTGLQRRSRTESVVGTPPSSKSSGASGYRFRTSSEGEGTMNRPFRSVTGSLMHLNTARANLSRQESSSSGGGASNRYVRALPGATYHARSASLPVSHFPSTTSPVSVSSSSGHGSVTDTITRPSSASICGSPSDGGFNSSDEYGSSPGDFRYFRVRSNTPDSLGNTPPIREEHCLSDYMAMGWNRDMFGGGSTGEASRDESADEDSRTGSFRRRTPSFSRQVSGMSGVAVYQKTTQTNFSLDEAVAEGSLGSSGQPASTSSSLRSDYSSSSEHSQDRPPALRAADSLRDDGYMPMMAGVVPSPRDTDYMPMQPSAFLSATPQIQNAVSQHVDSQGYMMMLPSGSGSPDSSAPASPHISNRGVSQRGTVNDRTENGEYMDMSQSRPTAAGRKLSNDNYYTLTTPEMPKSYSPYFSLPRSYKAPTRDRSEHDEYVPMSSPAKPAYNSAAATSEHSGRCSSSDMAQHNGCSDAHAMDRRVTRPNRLPLSRRSFHGTSRASKEPERPSSPGEYINIEFGDQATNAACAHSAEDSPAAYGTSWEHRCSPLPQDYMSVEVDGLPPKSQSPRPSLVAPWNPPSYIRPLASSSSHSSGVSVGRPDDYTEMSFGQRQESRSPSVMMQHLRVVEQHYSSSTPPPEPKVILADPQGRRRHSSETFVTSSEVTGGSGPNSSAPVPSGAPQAGASKWQSSPSFDSMWMCVDSVPTGDAGETTGFSSDRAEASASSTMTERTLSVEHQNGLNYIALDLREDPRAVGALDAPPSSPSAVPLLENGAYASIDFTKSEGITAASKD, encoded by the coding sequence ATGGCAAATTTTGCAAGTTACCGGGGGAGCAAGGAGGACATGCTGATGCTGGAGCCGCAGCAGAGGCTTATTGGGACTAAACCGGCGGCGAACGGCGATTCCTCTGCTGGGGAACCCCCTGCTTCTTCCCtgtttagtagtattagtagtagtagtaatggcaGTGGCGGCGGTGGTGGTGCTGGCGGTTCTCGCTTCCACCATCAACACTTACCGCCTCCTTCTAACCACCAGGCTCCTCCACAGCCACAGCTGAAgggacaacaacaacaacagcagcagatacagcTACAGCagcaccactaccaccaccagcCGCACACGCAGACGCACACGGATGGCGAGAACCCGGTACTTGAGGGCACCTCCACAGCTTCTACTTCAAGCCACACACAAGCCACACAGGCTACCTCagctgctgcctctgctgctgccaCTGACGGGGTGGATGATATTAGAAAGTGCGGCTACCTGAGGAAGCAGAAACACGGCCACAAGAGGTTTTTTGTCCTGCGCTCCTCAAGCCATTCAGGGCCAAGCCGCCTGGAGTACTATGACAGTGAGAAGAAATTTCGTAGTAGCCtgcgctctgctgctgctgccgccgccgccacTGCTGCCTCCACAGCCTCCACCTCATCCTCATCCACCTCCACTTCATCAGCCGGTGCTGCTGCCACTGCCTCCCCTCCCAAAAGGGTAATCTATCTCTACCAGTGTTTTACTGTCAACAAAAGGGCAGATTCAAAGAACAAACACCTCATAGCTCTGTACACTAAGGATGAGTACTTTGCCATCGTGGCTGAGAACGAGCAAGAGCAGGAGGACTGGTACCTGGCTCTGAGTGAGCTGATGAGTGAGGACAAGAAAGGCCACATGGATGCCGATGAGCACCTGGATGACTGCTATGGCACGGCACTGACCCCCGGCACTGTCTTCAAGGAAGTGTGGCAGGTGAATGTGAAACCCAAAGGCTTAGGACAGACTAAAAACCTCACTGGTGTGTACAGGCTGTGCCTCTCTTCAAAGACCATCCACTTGGTGAAACTGAACTCCGACACCCCATGTGTGAACCTGCAGCTGATGAACATCCGGCGCTGTGGCCACTCGGAGAGCTTCTTCTTCATAGAGGTAGGCCGCTCTTCATCAATTGGCCCTGGGGAGCTGTGGATGCAGGTGGACGATTCTGTGGTGGCTCAGAACATGCATGAAACCATTTTAGAGACCATGAAAGCTCTGAAGGCCTTTGCTGAGTTCAGGCCACGGAGTAAAAGCCAGTCGTCAGGCTCTAACCCCATGGCTTTCATCACCACACGCCGCCACCTGGGAAACCTTCCTCCTAGCCAGACTGGACTCCAGCGGCGTTCACGAACTGAGTCTGTGGTGGGTACCCCACCTAGCAGCAAGAGCAGTGGTGCCAGTGGGTACCGCTTCCGCACCTCTAGTGAAGGTGAGGGCACCATGAACCGCCCCTTTCGGTCTGTCACTGGCAGCCTGATGCATCTCAATACTGCCCGTGCTAACCTGAGCAGACAGgagagcagcagcagtggtggtggagCCAGTAACCGATATGTACGAGCCCTGCCGGGTGCCACCTACCACGCGCGGTCTGCCTCTCTTCCTGTCTCCCATTTCCCCTCCACCACCAGTCCAGTCAGTGTGTCCAGCAGCAGTGGGCATGGCTCTGTCACAGACACCATCACGCGCCCCTCCAGCGCTTCCATCTGTGGCTCCCCCAGCGATGGGGGCTTTAACTCCTCTGATGAGTATGGTTCCAGTCCTGGAGACTTCCGCTACTTTAGGGTACGCAGCAACACACCTGATTCGCTGGGGAACACGCCACCCATCCGTGAGGAGCACTGTCTGAGTGACTACATGGCTATGGGCTGGAACCGAGACATGTTTGGTGGGGGTAGCACTGGAGAGGCCTCCCGTGATGAGAGTGCAGATGAAGATTCACGGACAGGATCTTTCAGGAGACGGACACCTTCCTTCTCAAGACAAGTTAGCGGCATGAGTGGAgttgctgtttaccagaaaactACTCAGACCAATTTCTCGCTGGACGAGGCTGTGGCTGAGGGATCTCTGGGCAGCAGTGGCCAGCcagcctccacctcctcctcgctCCGCTCCGACTACAGCTCCAGTTCTGAACACAGCCAGGACAGACCCCCTGCTTTGCGAGCAGCTGATTCCTTAAGAGATGATGGATATATGCCTATGATGGCTGGGGTGGTGCCTTCCCCACGTGACACAGACTACATGCCTATGCAACCCAGTGCTTTTCTCTCTGCTACCCCACAGATCCAAAATGCTGTTTCCCAGCACGTGGACTCGCAAGGCTACATGATGATGCTCCCAAGTGGGAGTGGGAGCCCAGACTCCTCTGCCCCAGCCAGCCCTCACATCAGCAACAGAGGTGTCAGTCAGAGAGGTACTGTGAATGACCGCACTGAGAATGGAGAATATATGGACATGTCCCAGAGCAGGCCCACAGCAGCTGGACGAAAGTTATCTAATGATAATTACTACACGCTGACCACTCCTGAGATGCCTAAATCCTATAGTCCCTACTTCTCCCTCCCACGCTCATACAAAGCCCCGACAAGAGATAGGAGTGAACACGATGAATATGTTCCCATGAGCTCACCAGCCAAACCTGCGTATAACTCTGCTGCTGCCACATCTGAGCACAGTGGCAGGTGTTCATCTAGTGATATGGCCCAGCATAATGGCTGCAGTGATGCTCATGCAATGGATCGGCGGGTGACACGCCCTAACCGCCTTCCCCTCAGTCGACGCAGTTTTCATGGCACGTCCCGGGCGAGCAAAGAACCTGAACGCCCCTCCAGTCCAGGAGAGTATATCAACATTGAGTTTGGGGACCAGGCCACAAATGCTGCCTGCGCTCACTCTGCAGAGGATTCCCCTGCAGCCTATGGCACCAGCTGGGAGCACAGGTGCTCTCCCCTCCCCCAGGACTATATGAGTGTGGAGGTGGATGGCCTTCCGCCAAAAAGCCAGTCTCCACGGCCTTCTCTGGTGGCCCCCTGGAACCCCCCTTCATATATTCGGCCCTTGGCCTCCTCATCTTCTCACAGCAGTGGGGTGAGTGTGGGTCGGCCAGATGACTACACAGAGATGAGCTTTGGTCAAAGACAGGAATCCAGAAGCCCTTCAGTCATGATGCAGCACCTGCGTGTTGTGGAACAGCATTACTCAAGCTCAACTCCCCCTCCTGAGCCAAAGGTGATCCTTGCAGACCCCCAGGGCAGGCGGAGACACAGCTCAGAAACATTCGTCACTTCTTCAGAGGTGACTGGTGGAAGTGGCCCAAATAGCAGTGCCCCAGTGCCTAGCGGTGCCCCTCAGGCAGGGGCCAGTAAATGGCAGAGCTCGCCATCCTTTGACAGCATGTGGATGTGTGTGGACAGCGTGCCAACAGGTGATGCTGGGGAAACAACTGGCTTCTcctcagacagagctgaagcaagTGCCTCCTCTACAATGACTGAAAGGACACTATCTGTGGAACACCAGAACGGCCTCAACTACATTGCCCTGGACCTGAGAGAGGACCCCCGGGCTGTGGGTGCCCTTGATGCCCCTCCCTCATCACCCTCTGCTGTGCCCCTCCTGGAAAATGGGGCCTATGCCAGCATAGACTTTACTAAATCTGAGGGAATCACTGCAGCTTCTAAAG